The following coding sequences are from one Lysinibacillus sp. FSL W8-0992 window:
- a CDS encoding acetamidase/formamidase family protein, translating to MHEKAKQPENEESVQQLEAVETLFVNEFIDGILDPQQKMLGPVKNGGTIIANTTPGCWGPMLTPTIRGGHEVTKPVFVEGAEVGDAIVITIKSIQVTSLATASGHDEAIPDRFIGDPFVSVKCPGCGKLHPSTVVTGIGPQAIRCSTCDTETAPFKMTNGYTMALDQKGNIGLTVGREGARRIALEAKNYMRTPENSVQNPVVALAPSDLIGVMARMRPFLGQLGTTPSKAMPDSHNAGDFGSFLIGAPHEYAFTEAELDTHRTDGHMDISRVREGATIICPVKVPGGGVYIGDMHAMQGDGEIAGHTTDVAGIVQLQVSVLKKVALEGPILLPNEEDLPYTAKPFSKEEKRRARELAEEFGVKQVEEAFPVSVVGTGTTLNEATDNAISRAAKLFEMSEPEVMNRATITGSIEIGRHPGVVTATFQVPKTVLKKARIYKPIKKQYD from the coding sequence ATGCATGAAAAAGCTAAACAACCAGAAAATGAAGAAAGTGTACAGCAGCTCGAAGCAGTGGAAACATTGTTTGTGAATGAGTTCATAGATGGTATTTTAGATCCACAGCAAAAAATGCTTGGCCCTGTCAAAAATGGAGGCACAATTATCGCCAATACAACGCCTGGATGTTGGGGACCAATGCTAACGCCAACAATTCGTGGTGGACACGAAGTAACGAAGCCCGTTTTTGTAGAAGGTGCTGAAGTAGGTGATGCCATTGTTATTACAATCAAATCCATTCAGGTCACATCCCTCGCGACGGCATCTGGGCATGATGAGGCAATACCTGACCGCTTCATCGGAGATCCGTTCGTATCAGTAAAATGCCCTGGCTGTGGTAAACTACATCCGAGTACAGTGGTGACTGGTATAGGACCGCAAGCAATACGCTGTTCCACATGTGATACAGAAACCGCGCCTTTTAAAATGACAAATGGTTATACAATGGCACTAGACCAAAAAGGTAATATCGGTTTAACGGTTGGACGCGAAGGTGCTCGACGTATTGCGTTAGAAGCAAAAAATTATATGCGCACACCTGAAAATTCAGTGCAAAATCCGGTAGTAGCTTTGGCACCGAGCGATTTAATTGGTGTAATGGCAAGAATGCGACCTTTTTTAGGTCAGCTTGGAACGACGCCTTCGAAGGCAATGCCAGATTCACATAATGCAGGTGATTTTGGTTCGTTTTTAATTGGAGCGCCACATGAATATGCATTTACAGAAGCTGAGCTAGACACACATCGTACAGATGGACATATGGATATTAGCCGTGTTCGCGAAGGTGCTACAATTATTTGTCCTGTAAAGGTACCTGGCGGTGGTGTGTATATTGGCGATATGCATGCGATGCAGGGAGACGGAGAAATTGCTGGGCATACAACAGATGTCGCAGGAATTGTACAACTGCAGGTAAGTGTTTTGAAAAAAGTAGCACTTGAAGGTCCTATTTTGTTACCAAATGAAGAGGATCTGCCATATACAGCAAAACCTTTTTCTAAGGAAGAAAAACGCCGAGCTCGCGAACTAGCAGAGGAATTTGGTGTGAAACAAGTAGAAGAGGCGTTCCCTGTGTCTGTAGTAGGTACAGGTACAACATTAAATGAGGCGACTGATAATGCAATTAGTCGAGCAGCAAAACTATTTGAGATGAGTGAGCCAGAAGTAATGAATCGCGCAACAATTACAGGATCCATTGAAATCGGCCGCCATCCTGGTGTCGTTACTGCAACTTTCCAAGTTCCAAAGACTGTGCTAAAAAAAGCACGAATTTATAAACCTATTAAAAAGCAGTACGATTAA
- a CDS encoding response regulator transcription factor, with translation MTEPTILIVEDEADLANLLKVSLQKEGYKLIQTSDSIEKAWASFQQIKPDIVLLDVMLPDGEGYDLCRRIREVSHIPVLFLSAKDEEIDKILGLAIGGDDYITKPFSPKEVAYRVKAHLRRAGYQIQEAPTTTTMKTIQVGPFVLNSDETEVHKDGTLLELTAKEIGLMACFMHNPNRILSKETLFERVWSEDFFGSDNTVMVHIRRLREKIEHDPSKPIYITTVKGLGYKLVVPKEPQT, from the coding sequence TTGACAGAACCAACTATTTTAATCGTAGAAGATGAAGCTGATTTAGCCAATTTGCTAAAAGTTAGTCTTCAAAAAGAGGGCTATAAGCTTATCCAAACATCAGACTCTATTGAAAAAGCTTGGGCGAGCTTTCAACAGATAAAACCCGATATCGTGCTACTTGATGTTATGCTTCCAGACGGTGAAGGCTATGATTTATGCCGACGTATTCGTGAAGTATCACATATTCCAGTTCTCTTCTTGTCAGCTAAAGATGAGGAAATAGATAAAATTTTAGGGCTCGCCATTGGCGGAGACGATTATATTACCAAGCCTTTTAGCCCTAAAGAAGTTGCCTATCGTGTAAAGGCGCATCTGCGTCGTGCTGGCTATCAAATACAGGAAGCACCTACAACTACCACAATGAAGACGATACAAGTTGGACCATTTGTGCTCAATAGCGATGAAACAGAAGTACATAAAGATGGTACTTTATTAGAGTTAACAGCTAAGGAGATTGGATTGATGGCTTGCTTTATGCATAATCCAAACCGTATTTTAAGTAAGGAGACATTATTCGAGCGTGTCTGGAGTGAGGATTTTTTTGGTTCAGACAATACGGTCATGGTGCATATTCGTCGTCTTCGTGAAAAGATTGAACATGACCCATCTAAACCTATTTATATTACAACGGTCAAAGGGCTAGGTTATAAATTGGTCGTGCCAAAAGAGCCACAAACATGA
- a CDS encoding sensor histidine kinase — translation MKWRLTARFLLSILSIVVIVIFVNTAIFIGLMVYQQFNKFNDATADTEEIFVREFQQYIDVNSGQSSVRKEGLQQLHQRNAWIQLLDANGQVIDAYFAPENALSHYAPIDLIQVYKYEEYEAGTTVYVGSKDNISYLIGIKGSGVSRLVVHLSAASILQLIGKYGLLIVIADLLVATLVGWLFGRTLTKPLYAMIERIQHLKNHKHMPIKVPKGLYRPVFENLSEVSSELAAHEQERKRLEMMREEWISNVSHDMKTPLASIRGYAELLNERGLSLNEQTEYAQIIEKQSLHMQDLLDDLNLTMRLRHQQLPLTLTEVNIVQFMREIVIDTLNTPPYEQANIDFDATADVIVHSIDEHFMRRAVVNFLYNAILHNPPDVCVHVLVDANTITIADNGHGISAEDLTHIFERYYRGTNTEQKQGTGLGTAIARDIIEAHGGTVSITSEEQKGTTVTIQLHKVSEK, via the coding sequence ATGAAATGGCGATTAACTGCTCGTTTTTTACTATCCATATTGTCTATTGTAGTCATTGTAATTTTCGTCAATACTGCCATTTTTATTGGGTTAATGGTGTATCAGCAATTCAACAAATTTAATGATGCTACTGCAGATACAGAGGAAATCTTTGTGCGTGAATTTCAGCAGTATATTGACGTAAACAGTGGTCAATCTTCCGTACGTAAGGAAGGGCTACAACAATTACATCAAAGAAATGCTTGGATTCAATTGCTTGATGCAAATGGACAAGTTATCGATGCTTATTTCGCACCTGAAAACGCACTTTCCCATTATGCACCCATTGATTTAATTCAAGTTTACAAATATGAGGAATACGAAGCTGGTACAACGGTTTATGTAGGAAGTAAAGATAACATTAGCTATTTAATTGGCATTAAAGGTAGTGGCGTTTCAAGGTTAGTAGTTCACCTTTCGGCCGCATCTATACTACAACTTATCGGAAAGTATGGATTGCTAATCGTTATTGCGGATTTACTAGTCGCGACACTTGTCGGTTGGCTATTTGGTCGTACATTAACGAAGCCTCTTTACGCAATGATAGAACGTATTCAGCATTTAAAAAATCATAAACACATGCCAATAAAAGTACCAAAGGGTCTCTATCGACCTGTATTTGAAAATTTAAGTGAAGTATCAAGCGAGTTGGCCGCTCACGAGCAAGAACGCAAACGACTAGAGATGATGCGTGAGGAATGGATTAGCAACGTTTCACACGATATGAAGACGCCACTTGCCTCCATTCGTGGTTATGCAGAGTTACTAAATGAGCGGGGCTTATCACTAAATGAGCAAACCGAATACGCACAAATTATTGAAAAGCAGTCATTGCATATGCAAGATTTACTCGATGATTTAAATTTAACAATGCGACTAAGACACCAGCAGCTTCCACTGACTTTAACTGAGGTGAATATCGTCCAGTTTATGCGTGAAATTGTCATCGACACACTAAATACGCCACCTTATGAACAAGCAAATATTGATTTTGATGCAACTGCAGATGTCATTGTCCATTCAATTGACGAGCATTTTATGCGCCGTGCTGTTGTGAACTTTTTATATAATGCAATACTTCATAATCCTCCTGACGTATGTGTTCACGTATTAGTAGATGCTAACACCATCACAATAGCTGATAATGGTCATGGTATAAGCGCTGAAGACCTTACGCATATTTTTGAGCGTTACTACCGCGGAACAAATACTGAGCAAAAGCAGGGTACTGGGCTTGGTACAGCTATTGCGCGAGATATTATTGAAGCTCACGGAGGAACGGTATCCATCACATCTGAAGAACAAAAAGGAACAACTGTCACTATTCAATTGCATAAAGTGAGCGAAAAATAA
- a CDS encoding YxeA family protein — protein MKKVFISIGALFILFVAGLGVLMTVDFNRLNKDTYYVHITADGEVEEYKADDGQIIQTYWYELPAFKENGEEMTLKFSAQKNLRLDAYLKLYVKKENEVTSYNEIQFDEMPAKVQAQMK, from the coding sequence ATGAAAAAGGTGTTTATAAGTATTGGAGCATTGTTTATATTGTTTGTAGCAGGTCTTGGCGTACTCATGACAGTAGATTTTAATCGTTTAAATAAAGACACTTACTATGTGCATATAACTGCCGATGGGGAAGTTGAGGAATACAAGGCAGATGATGGGCAAATAATCCAAACGTATTGGTATGAGCTACCGGCATTTAAAGAAAACGGTGAAGAAATGACGTTGAAATTTTCTGCTCAAAAAAATTTACGCCTAGATGCATATTTAAAGCTTTATGTGAAAAAGGAAAACGAAGTAACGTCTTATAATGAAATACAATTTGATGAAATGCCTGCAAAGGTACAAGCACAAATGAAATAA
- a CDS encoding ABC transporter permease, whose amino-acid sequence MTLFSLARKNIQRNLSNYFLYIASMVFSIVIYFTFVTLKYNDDLASSTGMSQQIKGLMSASSIVLLFFIVIFIAYSNSFFMKKRKKEVALYSLLGVRKQKIGLMLFFENLVIGLVSLVLGIVIGFFMSKVLLTILVRLMGYQVVANLTFTPEAVLQTAGIFAILFLFTSLQGYRVIYQFKLIDLFHAEKQGEKIPRASFLAAIVGTALIAFGYYTASSNIFTSPIWKLFTILGTPLLVIGATIAGTYLLFHSVSVFVLTALKKATSWSWRGLNLIGVSQLLYRIRANAKSLSIIAILSATTITAGGGVFGMYYNTEATVRHVLPNTFMWKGEAVEFDQQNVLYNESIHAKNLRVDNEFAFFEYTLLKESDYNRLAILQGTNRELHIADGSAVLLDVNFDERFSHDFTDENFKLQSGESFHIDKMYTDSVLNFIPAGTVLVVNDQAFDATDAEGVTMQAVGMDNDLKQQNVSKQIYEQLSTEQQEWFSSVPQSYEDSLGTVGSLLFVGSFLGLVFLAATGSIIYFKVLTEAEEDQAKYAVLNKIGVNSRQILKTVAGQVAVIFSAPLVVGIAHSAFALLAFSQLFNMDITKPVILWMVAYSVIYGLYYLFTVRSFYKIVRQGN is encoded by the coding sequence ATGACGTTATTTAGTTTGGCGCGTAAAAATATTCAGCGTAATTTGTCGAATTATTTTTTATACATCGCCTCAATGGTATTTAGCATCGTGATTTACTTTACATTTGTCACGTTAAAATACAATGACGATCTTGCAAGCTCAACAGGTATGTCGCAGCAAATTAAAGGACTAATGAGTGCATCGTCAATTGTACTATTATTTTTCATAGTAATATTTATCGCGTATTCTAATTCATTTTTTATGAAGAAGAGAAAAAAAGAAGTAGCACTCTACTCGCTACTAGGAGTACGTAAACAAAAAATAGGTCTAATGCTCTTTTTCGAGAATTTAGTTATTGGGCTCGTATCACTCGTTTTAGGTATAGTAATAGGCTTTTTTATGTCGAAGGTGTTATTAACAATTTTAGTACGACTGATGGGCTATCAAGTCGTGGCAAATTTAACATTCACCCCTGAAGCAGTGCTTCAAACAGCAGGCATCTTTGCCATCCTATTCCTATTTACATCTTTACAGGGCTACCGTGTTATTTATCAATTTAAATTGATTGATTTGTTCCATGCAGAGAAACAAGGGGAGAAAATTCCACGTGCATCGTTTTTAGCGGCAATTGTAGGGACAGCACTTATTGCATTTGGCTATTACACGGCGTCTTCTAATATTTTCACAAGTCCTATTTGGAAGCTGTTTACAATCCTTGGGACACCACTTTTAGTAATAGGTGCAACAATAGCGGGGACATATCTACTGTTCCATAGCGTGAGCGTTTTCGTACTGACAGCTTTGAAAAAGGCAACATCTTGGTCTTGGAGAGGCTTGAATTTAATTGGCGTTTCGCAGCTATTATATCGAATACGAGCAAATGCCAAATCGTTGTCCATCATCGCGATTTTAAGCGCAACAACGATTACTGCAGGTGGTGGCGTATTTGGCATGTACTACAATACAGAAGCAACGGTGCGCCACGTGCTACCAAACACATTTATGTGGAAAGGTGAAGCTGTTGAATTTGACCAACAGAACGTATTGTACAATGAATCCATTCATGCAAAAAATTTGCGCGTCGATAATGAATTTGCTTTTTTTGAATATACATTATTGAAGGAATCTGATTACAATCGTTTAGCCATATTACAGGGGACAAATCGTGAACTGCATATTGCAGACGGTTCAGCTGTACTACTAGATGTTAACTTTGATGAACGTTTTTCACATGACTTTACGGATGAAAACTTTAAATTGCAGAGCGGGGAATCTTTTCATATCGACAAAATGTATACAGATAGTGTGCTAAACTTTATTCCAGCTGGCACGGTGCTTGTCGTAAACGATCAAGCATTTGATGCGACAGATGCGGAAGGTGTGACAATGCAGGCTGTTGGCATGGACAATGATTTAAAGCAGCAAAATGTATCTAAACAAATATATGAGCAGCTATCTACTGAGCAACAAGAATGGTTTTCAAGCGTTCCTCAAAGCTATGAGGATAGCCTAGGTACTGTAGGTTCATTACTGTTTGTAGGAAGCTTTTTAGGGTTAGTATTTTTAGCAGCTACGGGAAGTATTATTTATTTTAAAGTGTTAACAGAAGCAGAAGAAGATCAGGCGAAGTATGCCGTATTAAATAAAATTGGTGTGAATAGCAGGCAAATATTGAAGACAGTTGCAGGACAGGTTGCGGTCATATTTAGTGCACCTCTTGTTGTCGGCATCGCACACAGTGCTTTCGCGCTTCTAGCATTTTCACAATTATTTAATATGGATATAACAAAGCCCGTTATATTATGGATGGTTGCATATTCAGTTATTTACGGCTTGTATTATCTCTTTACTGTACGGTCGTTTTATAAAATTGTGAGACAGGGGAATTAA
- a CDS encoding ABC transporter ATP-binding protein gives MTPLLKVQNVRKTYGKGANTFTALENITFEVEQGEFVGVMGPSGAGKSTLLNVLATIDTPTTGDIVIGNTNLAHMKDTQLADFRRDNLGFIFQDYNLLDSLTVRENIVLPLAIAKVPQKEIALRVERIAQLFGISDLLDKYPYQISGGQKQRTASSRALVTAPKLIFADEPTGALDSKSATDLLESLSDLNQSHAATIMMVTHDALAASFCQRILFIQDGKLSKEIHRGVQTRKQFFQEILQVLAGIGGGVNDVI, from the coding sequence ATGACGCCATTATTAAAGGTACAAAATGTAAGAAAAACATACGGCAAAGGCGCGAATACATTTACAGCGCTTGAAAATATAACATTCGAGGTAGAACAAGGTGAATTTGTCGGTGTAATGGGGCCTTCAGGGGCAGGGAAATCGACGCTCTTAAATGTTTTAGCGACAATTGATACGCCAACAACAGGCGATATTGTAATAGGAAATACAAATTTAGCACATATGAAAGATACACAGTTAGCAGATTTTCGTCGTGATAACTTAGGCTTTATCTTCCAAGATTATAATTTGCTTGATTCATTAACAGTTCGCGAAAATATAGTACTACCACTTGCCATTGCGAAGGTGCCACAGAAGGAAATTGCTCTAAGAGTAGAGCGTATTGCACAGTTGTTTGGCATTAGTGATCTACTAGATAAATACCCTTATCAAATTTCAGGTGGTCAAAAGCAAAGAACAGCATCATCACGTGCGTTAGTAACAGCGCCGAAGCTTATTTTTGCGGATGAGCCAACAGGCGCACTCGATTCAAAATCTGCAACAGATTTATTGGAAAGTTTAAGTGATTTGAATCAATCTCATGCCGCAACGATTATGATGGTCACGCATGATGCACTTGCAGCAAGCTTCTGTCAGCGTATTCTCTTTATTCAAGACGGCAAGCTTTCCAAGGAAATTCATCGTGGGGTACAGACGAGAAAGCAGTTTTTCCAGGAAATATTACAGGTGCTTGCAGGCATCGGAGGTGGAGTAAATGACGTTATTTAG
- a CDS encoding glutathione peroxidase gives MNIYDINVALEDGTEYSLERYKGKALLIVNTATKCGFTPQFEELEELYKKYHDEGLVVLGFPSNQFKQEVETAEEAASQCRLTYGVTFPMHEMVKVNGKEAHPVFNYLTTHSKGFLGSSVKWNFTKFLVDRNGEIIKRYGSADKPSSIEEDIKNVLA, from the coding sequence ATGAATATTTATGATATTAATGTAGCTTTAGAGGATGGAACAGAATATAGCTTAGAGCGTTATAAAGGCAAGGCATTGTTAATTGTCAATACCGCAACGAAATGTGGTTTTACACCGCAGTTTGAGGAGTTAGAAGAGCTCTATAAAAAATATCATGATGAAGGACTAGTTGTGCTCGGCTTTCCATCAAACCAGTTTAAGCAAGAGGTAGAAACTGCGGAAGAAGCTGCATCACAATGTCGTTTAACATACGGTGTAACGTTCCCAATGCATGAAATGGTGAAGGTGAATGGCAAAGAGGCACATCCTGTTTTTAACTATTTAACGACGCATTCTAAAGGCTTCCTTGGTAGTAGTGTGAAATGGAACTTTACAAAGTTTTTAGTAGATCGCAATGGAGAAATTATCAAACGATACGGCTCTGCTGATAAACCAAGTAGCATTGAGGAAGATATTAAAAACGTACTAGCTTAG
- a CDS encoding FAD-dependent oxidoreductase, with the protein MKFVIIGGDAAGMSAAMEIYRNVPGAEITSLERGFIYSYGQCGLPYVVDGRISSTKRLIARDVETFRDKYGIDARVGHEVEHIDVENQLVVGTQASGEPFEIAYDKLLIATGADPIIPVQKGADLAGIHKVKTIPELEDLLADLTPNIEQVTILGGGYIGLEMAETIRACNKKVRLIQRGNQVANILDEELVKHVHEEAKKQGIELLLNTNAEAFEGTTRVERIKTDKGTLDTDLVIVASGIKPNTQFLDGTNIVLAKNGAIVVNRHLETSVENIYAAGDCATHFHIVKERLDYVPLGTTANKQGRLAGLNMSGKFAPFRGIVGTSILKFFDLTIATTGINERTAKELGFEYEAYKISARHIAGYYPGAQRMFIKIVVRKRDQQLLGAQIVGPAGVDKRIDVFATALYNKMTLPDLLDLDLAYAPPFNGVWDPLQQAARVNARL; encoded by the coding sequence ATGAAATTCGTAATCATTGGGGGAGATGCGGCAGGAATGTCCGCCGCTATGGAGATTTATAGGAATGTACCAGGGGCAGAAATTACCTCTTTAGAGCGTGGATTTATATATTCATATGGACAATGTGGATTGCCTTATGTAGTAGATGGGCGGATTTCATCAACAAAGCGCCTCATTGCGCGAGATGTTGAAACATTCCGTGATAAATATGGGATTGATGCGCGAGTTGGACATGAGGTCGAGCATATCGATGTGGAGAACCAGCTTGTTGTGGGTACACAAGCTTCAGGTGAACCATTCGAGATTGCATACGATAAACTTCTTATTGCTACAGGAGCAGATCCAATTATCCCTGTGCAAAAAGGTGCTGACTTAGCAGGTATTCATAAAGTTAAAACAATACCTGAATTAGAAGATTTACTTGCAGATTTAACACCAAATATAGAGCAGGTCACTATTCTCGGTGGGGGCTATATCGGACTTGAAATGGCGGAAACAATTCGGGCATGTAATAAGAAAGTACGACTTATACAGCGAGGCAATCAAGTCGCCAATATTTTAGATGAAGAGCTAGTTAAGCATGTTCATGAAGAGGCAAAAAAGCAAGGCATTGAGCTACTATTAAATACAAATGCCGAAGCGTTTGAAGGCACTACACGTGTTGAACGGATCAAAACAGATAAAGGTACGTTAGATACTGATTTAGTTATCGTAGCTTCAGGTATTAAACCGAATACGCAATTTTTAGATGGGACAAATATTGTACTAGCTAAAAATGGTGCCATCGTCGTTAATCGTCATCTAGAGACATCCGTTGAAAATATATACGCTGCTGGCGATTGTGCAACTCACTTTCATATCGTTAAAGAACGCTTAGATTATGTACCACTTGGAACGACGGCCAATAAGCAAGGGCGCTTAGCAGGGCTTAATATGTCTGGGAAATTTGCACCGTTTCGTGGTATTGTCGGCACCTCAATACTGAAATTTTTTGATTTAACAATCGCCACGACAGGCATTAATGAGCGAACTGCAAAAGAACTTGGATTTGAGTATGAGGCATATAAAATTTCTGCACGTCATATTGCAGGTTATTATCCAGGGGCCCAGCGGATGTTTATTAAAATTGTTGTGCGAAAGAGAGATCAGCAACTTTTAGGTGCACAAATTGTTGGACCTGCTGGTGTGGATAAACGCATTGATGTCTTTGCTACAGCTTTATACAATAAGATGACATTACCTGATTTACTCGATTTAGATTTAGCCTATGCGCCACCTTTCAATGGCGTGTGGGATCCATTACAGCAAGCTGCAAGAGTAAATGCACGTCTATAA
- a CDS encoding DUF6509 family protein, with protein MDITQFSMEEILDPTNIIEGKRYEFILDVDIDEEDELYHEAGIEIRVLIGEKEGAPFILNYFIMEKAKGEYLDFALEDEELEEILTFCKEEIAKA; from the coding sequence ATGGATATTACACAATTTTCAATGGAAGAAATTTTAGATCCTACGAATATTATTGAAGGTAAGCGCTATGAGTTTATTTTAGATGTAGATATTGATGAAGAGGATGAGCTGTACCATGAAGCGGGTATTGAAATCCGTGTTTTAATTGGCGAAAAAGAAGGTGCGCCCTTTATTTTAAATTACTTCATTATGGAAAAGGCAAAGGGAGAGTATTTAGACTTTGCGCTTGAAGATGAAGAGTTAGAAGAGATTTTAACGTTCTGCAAAGAAGAAATAGCAAAAGCATAA
- a CDS encoding alanyl-tRNA editing protein, with amino-acid sequence MKEILYYQDTMLREFTATVVRTGIEDDGRQYVVLSNTAFYPTGGGQPHDTGTINNTNVIDVEKVDDEIRHYIESDASALSGEVHGKLNWERRFDHMQQHAGQHILTAAFVELFDAQTVSFHLGSEQVTIDIAVDTLSSEQLAAAEARANDIILENRPIETKWITDQELGNYNLRKEVAVTGDIRLVIIPDFDYNGCGGTHPTSTGQVSAIKILSTEKMKGNVRVSFVCGQRVLAELAMRKTVLADVARQLSVPETEAATALAKLLATQKTTEKALVAAKEELLAFEAKTLASSDNNIISASFNDRSIQELQKLARFIVAERSDAIALLVSENEDKLQFVATRGAQVQTSMKDLAAKVLPFINGKGGGSDQMVQGGGERIISREQLLTAMQEALKCQTPKQF; translated from the coding sequence ATGAAAGAGATACTATATTATCAAGACACTATGCTACGTGAATTTACAGCAACAGTTGTACGTACTGGCATTGAGGATGATGGACGTCAGTACGTTGTGCTTTCTAACACTGCCTTTTATCCTACAGGTGGTGGTCAGCCACATGATACGGGAACGATAAACAATACTAACGTAATTGATGTTGAAAAAGTTGATGATGAGATACGTCATTATATCGAGAGTGATGCTTCTGCTTTATCTGGTGAAGTGCATGGTAAATTGAACTGGGAGCGCAGATTCGACCATATGCAACAGCACGCTGGACAGCACATTTTAACAGCAGCATTTGTTGAACTTTTTGATGCACAAACAGTAAGCTTTCACCTCGGTAGTGAACAGGTAACTATTGATATTGCTGTCGACACCCTATCAAGCGAACAGCTTGCAGCGGCTGAAGCTCGAGCAAATGATATTATTTTAGAAAATCGTCCAATTGAAACAAAATGGATTACAGATCAAGAGCTTGGTAACTACAACTTGCGTAAAGAGGTAGCAGTCACAGGAGATATTCGTTTAGTCATTATTCCTGATTTTGACTACAATGGCTGTGGTGGTACACACCCGACATCAACAGGGCAAGTCAGCGCTATTAAAATTTTAAGTACCGAAAAAATGAAGGGCAATGTGCGTGTGTCCTTTGTATGTGGTCAGCGAGTTTTAGCAGAGCTAGCGATGAGGAAAACTGTACTTGCCGATGTTGCGAGACAATTAAGTGTACCTGAAACCGAAGCAGCTACTGCGCTTGCAAAACTACTAGCAACTCAAAAAACGACAGAAAAGGCACTTGTAGCGGCAAAGGAGGAATTGCTTGCCTTTGAAGCGAAAACGTTGGCATCTAGTGACAACAATATTATTTCTGCTTCCTTTAATGATCGCTCGATACAAGAGCTTCAAAAATTGGCTCGTTTTATAGTAGCTGAACGTTCGGATGCAATCGCACTACTCGTTTCAGAAAATGAAGACAAGCTACAGTTTGTTGCGACGCGTGGTGCCCAAGTACAAACAAGCATGAAAGACCTTGCTGCAAAAGTTTTGCCATTCATTAATGGTAAAGGTGGCGGCAGTGATCAAATGGTGCAAGGCGGCGGTGAGCGCATAATTTCCCGTGAGCAACTGCTCACTGCTATGCAAGAAGCACTGAAGTGCCAGACACCCAAACAATTCTGA